The Erigeron canadensis isolate Cc75 chromosome 1, C_canadensis_v1, whole genome shotgun sequence genome segment TCAAGATGTTTAGGACGTGGTCCATAAAAGTTTTGAGGGCATAATAGCAACTATTATaactgaaaaaacaaaaaattagcCAAATTAGTTACTCCCTTTCGTCCAACAGAACAAGAGCTTCAATTCAAAATGTGACACAAGCTATCCATATTATATTGTTTCTTCATTCCACGCATCCCAAATCAGAGTATATTATCCTTTTAGATCAAAgattatttaaagttaaaagatCGAACTTTACCTATAAATTTGAATGTTTTGTGAGAggtgaaataaatatatttaattaaataaaggaCCTACAATGAAACACAGGTCTTGattttttcttctatttcaaAACACCCAACTTCATAGGTAAAGTTGATCCTTGACTTTAGAGGATCTTTCTTTGGAAAAACGAGTAGATCAAAGAAATAACATCCAAATATTACAGGAGCCAAAGAAGCCAAGACCGGCAGACAACAACCCATTACGATTACGGTTTGGAAACAATAGCATTGAAGATACCCAGCCGGTCAAACAATTCTCTTGGATGTTATTATGGAAATAATTGTTCCTAACTTTCCAAATAAACCACCACTAAATGAACAATATGGCTTGATATCTTTGACGAGTTCCTAGACGAATCTTGAGATTATCACACCAATTAATCACATCTTCAAGAGGAGCATCAGGAATGTTCAACCTCATCCAGGACCGCAACAAGTCCCTACTACTCATGATTAAATGGCATTTCTGAAGAATATGATCTATTGTTTTCATAAGACATGTAACTTGATGGGACTGGGGCACTGGGCTATTTCCTTTCAAATTCTAATTATtccatatttttcatttataaatttaaaccaACCTGGATAAAGATATTGTATTGAACTACACGAAGCAAAGTATATAGTAATTAACAAGAAAACATATAACAAGAAACtacatgtgtgtgttttggtTAGATTGACATACAACAGTTATCCTATTAAACATTGCTACATACACTACTCCTTGTCTATGGAGGCCACCGAACTTTTGTTAAAGTGTTGCTTCAGCAAGTGTAATTCTGAATAATTAAAGGTACTGTTGTACAGAATAGATTAATAAACCAACAGATTTGGAATTGGCCTCATTTACACCAGACATTTGGAAAAACAACttacatatatagattgatTCTCTAGTCCAAACTGATGTATTACTTACAATACTTCTTGAACCAAATTCCTATGTTAACAAAGCTTTCAAAATCTGATTGTGGTCTGCAATGCAAAAACATGAATTCAGCAGGACTCTAGTGTTTTGTAATATGGAGCAAAACCATTGATGGTTTGTAATATGATTAATGATTTCATTGAAAAGGATGGATGAAATTACATTCAAATCCTaaactaaaagataaaaatttgcATTTATAGAAACAAGAGGTTATAACAAATGTATATCTCATGAACAAAATAACATGTTATATGAAGTAAAATTTAAAACAGGAGTTTGCAAATTTCCACATACATTTTtaattcatatatgtatatagaagGGAGGGAGTATATCCACGGACATCTCTAAGAAAATCATGTTATTCTCATTCTGTCTCATGAGAAAAAGTTGATAGTTGACTTATGAGGCCATGGCAAGACTAGAGCAAATAACTGAGATTTTTTTTAGAATAGCGTGTTAGTTGGTTAGTGGTTCGAATCCTAGCAATGAAATCTAAGCGGGCACTATGCTAGAAGTTGGAATCCAAAGGCACCCCTGGAGACCAAGGGTGCGATAACAGGGCCCGCACGCGTCTGAAGAGGTAAATTCCCGAAACCATGGGGAATTGAGATTCAATCCCTGGTGTCCAAGCCAACATCCCCTCCCCTAGAACCCCCAAAGAGGGCCCCAGGTGGCCACTTAAATCTAAGACCAAGTGGTTAAATAACTGAGATTTAGCAACCAAGAATGTGTCCGTAAGCATTAGGTTGACTTTTTTAAAGTGAAAGCAGACTTCTTAAGGAACGTACTATATCTAAGATGGGTCATTTTACTATGTAATGACAGATGAAGGCTTGTTAATACACACCATAAAGAGTTTATATGAAATACTTACCTATTAATGGGATGTATATCTTCAAGAAAAATGATCACTTTCACCGGAACTTCGTTTTCCTTCAATGCTCGTGCAAACTTTACATGTCACATAAATGTTACACACTAGTTCCAGGCATACAACAAGATGACAAtacaaaagaataataaaaaaggaaCATAACAAAAAATGTTAGGATTTCTCCCATTTGTGTTATATGAATAATTTTTCTTTCTACAAGAGACTCGAGGTTCACTTTTTTCTGTTTCTCATCTTCATTTTGTCAGTcaattatctatttattttcCCATCTCCATGGAACCACAACATGAAATAAACTAAATGCAGATGCACATGTACTCCTATTTAAAAAGACATTACCATCTACAAAATATCATAATCTGCTCATTTTAAAAACcagaagaaaaataattaaatgaatCTGCAGATACTATGCAAAGCAATAATACTCACTTGCAATCCGTTTGTAATCGGGACACGGAGATCTTTAGCACTTAAAAGGAATAGAGTAGGAGTTTTCACCTGGAAATATTGAATAATTAGTAAAAAGCTAAATGCacatcaaaataattataaacatacaaaactAATGATAAACTGGTAGTCATGTAGACTCTTTTATACCAGTGGTTATTCTCATGGGCATAACAATGGATTGCATAGACGGAATAGCTTGCATTCacaataaaaaagaaatctGGAAGCATTCTATGTAGCCACTATTACTACCTAATGATTCACATCAGATATCAACTTTAAATGTAAAGATCATTGGATGTTTGTCAACATATAAGTGTTGTCCAAGTCAAAATTTTGTATACACTAAGAGTCTCACTAAAGAATCGTAAGACAAACTAAAGTGGGTCGTCGTTAAAGATTTAAAATTGTTGGTCAACTTTATATGTAAAAAGGACTGGCAAAAGCAAACCTTTTGAACATGTGAAATTGGAGACTTTTCATGAAATAATGAGAGGAGTTCTGGTGAAGGGGCTTCTGTATAGTTAGAAATCCCCTCATTTCCGAATGCCTCCACAAAGCACCAATCTGGTATATCTGATGTACCAGCCATTAAACCAAGATTACAAACAGGGTTCCTCGCAACAGCAGCAGTAAATTTATCTGGCGCCTGCAGAACTTATACCTCAAAAAAATAATCATAGGTGGATATGCAAAATACAAGTAGAAGAACCAAGTTATACAATACCTGACCGATCAAGTGACAAGCTAAAAAACCACCATGTGACAAACCCACCACCGTTATTTTCGATGGGTCTGCAAGCCCCATGTTAATGACATGATCTATAGCTGTAAGGACGTCGTTTACATCCttcatacaaaaaaaataaaaataagaaagagaaTGGAAGTCCATTTCTTCAAAGTGAAGACAAAAGATATATTATCATCAATCACTGAAAATTGTTCGCCAATGGTCAATAAATGTACAATGTGAAAAACTGTAATTCGAAGATTTGGAATTTAGGTGCATTCTGCTTAAAATATGTGTGATAAAGTTTTGGGCCATCCAAATTTCTGGAAAAATAAACAACTCAActactttttctttataagttGATGTTAAATAACTCACTGAAGTAATCCCAGTGGGTGGGCAAAACACGACAAAAGCACAGGTAGAAAAATGTAAAGGAGAAGCACCTGTGATCCGACTTTTCCCGGAAGTGATTGTAGTGCTTCCTCGCCAAATCCAAGTGAGCCTCTGCAATGACCTTGCTAGTAAGGAATTGCTTCcaacaaaaatgaaagaaattaagaaattaacACACTAATAAAATACATTGTAGATATATTTTGTGTTAAAGCGCAGACTCTCCCTCTCCTCAACAAAACAGCAGATATATTGGCTTTTAAAGTCAAAGGCATTGGAACTACAAGGTTGATAAAGATTACAAAAAGTTCCAAGAAACAAATGCCGATAAAGCGCATTTAGAACATGTAGGATAAATAAGAAAAGAGTAATGTCAATTTTGTGAGAAACTACACTAAACTTTCCACTTGAGAGGCATCAAGTTGACCTTAGAGGTCAAAGCAAACTACTTTTATTGGATGAATCTTGTTCTATCAGATCCAGAAAGCAGTCTCCTATGATAACTTATAGATTATCGAAACATTTGAAATCAGAAGACTTGCCTATAGTTCACAATTAACAAGCTAAAGCCAATTGAAGCAAGAAAAGCTGAGGACTTTGAGAAGCTCGTTAGTGAAACATCTTGTGGGCCTCCATGAAGGATTACAACCAGTGGGTCACAAACATCTTGCTTCGTCTTTGAAGATACAAATATTGCTTCAAAAGGTTTGCAGGCACCTAAAATGAATAAAGTTACAAGCTTACTAAAACTGCTACAAATCAAACAAGAGCATACGAGATACAGAACACCAAGTGGATTCCAAAAATATCTAGCAACCGACTAAAATAATGTTTTGAGTATGCTtttgtattttcaaaagaatgttaacaatttatttttacttcgaaaaataaataaaaaatagcaTAAAAAGGTTTGGCAAGCGTTCAGTGCGGGTGAGTGGGACAAAACTTATGTTCATTTTGTGGGCATGGTTATCAAGTAATGGGGCCAACAGTTAGACCCTTGTTGCTCCTTACACCGTATAACCAGGATCCGCATAGTGAATTACGTAAATTGTGGAAGCTTATAATCACATTTATCTTTTTGATAAAGGAAAATTGCATCTAAGGGTAACTTTAATGGATTTCAAACATGGAAACCTTGGGTAAACAAACTCCAGTCTTAGATGCACTTGTACTTGATAATTTTAGGAATTACTCGAATTCGGATACCTTTCGTGTGGTTCTCAGGGTCACTCTTGACAGGTATCTTCAATATATCATATTGGAGAGCAGACAGTAAAAGGTTCTCCTGTTAAAATCATATCAAGGGCATTGCTCAAAATATAAACAGAAATGAATTAATCCGAGTGTTTCCAAAAGAACTTCAAACAGCTATATACATACTTCCTCTTGACATTTGGATATAGGGCGTGAGACATCTAGCCAACGCCAAACAACATCTTCGGATTCTTCCTTGGTTAGGGTAGTACCATATTTGATTTGAGGGATGTTTATAGGGCTGCTACATACTTCAACAAGGAACAGTAAACCATATATCTGTTTAGTAAAATTTGTAAGGAATTATGAGTCATTATTTAGTGTAGCAAATTCAAAGGAATGGTACAAACGACTTAATAATTTACTACCAGCAAGGATGTTGTTGCCAACAAGTGTAAGTAAACTCCACGAATGATTTGAATCACTAGGAGTGATTCTTGAAACTTTCCCACTACAAATAGGGTGAAATGCTAGTTAGAAAAGCTATGGTGCAACCGGCACATCTTTAGGAAGAGTGTGATTATACGTATATACCTTAGCacatttattgatataattacTTCAGTGCTGCCCCAAATGGAAGATAATATCATTGTAGATCCATCTGAAAGCCAGGGCATGGTAAGCATGTCAAAACCGTAGATCCCGGGGAAGCAACCATCCTCGGGACACATCACAACAGGAACCTACACAAATTGAGTAAAATATTTGACTCTTTGTCATAAGTAAAATAAAGGAATCTAAATAACCCGAATCAAGGCCTTGCCATCAATCTATATGTTATCATGATGAACAGTTTGAAAGAATTTTGATCCTACCAACAGGCATAAATAGCAAATCAAGGGCTTGAAATCGTTAAACTAGACAGATGCGTGTATCAACTGACCACATTAACAATCTTGGCAGGACTTGGTTGCCCTTCACTTTTCCATTCAGTTCTATGAAGAGAATTTGTAGCGTTATGTGCCCCAGAGTCTACAGCACTTTTGGCAGataaaaatacaagaaacttcCCATCTGGCCTGAAAACCAAAGACATAGAGGTATTGATAATCATGTGTCGACAGCCAAAAGCACTACCAAAACTACTCATTCTTGTAAGTCTAGTGTTTGTTTAGCACTTGTACAAGAATGATGACTTGCTTGCGACAAATAGAAAAGtacaagatttatatatatatacatatatttttgagaaaagaGCTTTACATCAAATGAACGATGTGCACACTCACGTGAATCGTGGGAAGAAACCACTACTTATGCCCTGACTCATATTTATCAATGATGCATCTTCCGCATTCTCTCTGAAAAACAGCAGACAGATGCTAACGCCTCGCAATACATTTAAACAAGTACAGGAAAAATATAGTATTTGAAGATGAGGCTTCTTCATATCAGTGAATAACCACCTTGTCTCAAGTTCACTAGTTGCCGATCCAAACAATGGAGCCCTTACAGCATACAAGGCACAAGGTCTATTTGTACAATATTTCATCCCAAGCTTCCTATAGTCTGATGGCCACCCAACGAAGACCAGATATTGATGTACCCCTTTTGTTGTTGGAGCCCATACCACTTGTCCAACACTCATAGATTTCTCGATTCCATCTACAGCACGAACATTTCCACTGCAATAACGAAGCAAACATGGAAAAGGATAATAGAACTTTTATTTGAAGAGTTCAAATAATGAAAATTTCTGGTGGATGTAACCTTCTGATATTAATGACAAACAAAGCAGGCTGCCTTTTCCCAGAATAGGATTCACCCCAGTCCTCTTCCCAATCCCCTTGACCTTTCCAGCTACTAAAATCCTTATCCGTGGAACTTCCGTCTTTTTTATAACCCATATCATTAAATGTTGTTCTGGATAGAGTTGGCTTTTCTGCAACATATGCAATGTGCGTTTCATCAGAGCTCCATGAAATTCCCTCAAACCTGATCCATCAGAAGATATAACTTAATACTCCTTTCAAAATGAACACAAATTTTGACTAGTTACATACTTCTATGCAAGTATTTGACATTAGCCAGCTCTCAAAAACACTCCTCTATAATgacaaaataaaactattttatgGGTCAAAACTAGTACAATAAATATTATGTATTCAACACCAATGCACAAAGAAGTCATCTTGGAGCATGATTCTTTATTGGATTCATCTCTGCCAGGTATATCCAGagtaatcttttttttttatcaaaatagaATGGTGTATTTTTGTCTAGCTTACAATATCGCGTTTTACGATATTCATCACTTAATTTGCCTTAGAGACCCTTTTTTCGTTATTCAGATTCTTATCTATCGAGATGATATAGGCAATGCAATAATCGTTGTGTGAGCTACTTATCTTCAAAACAGGTATCTAAACACCTGACTTAAGAAGTTTTTAACATTTGAAGATTCCTGATGGGAATACTTACCATCCATCTGCATACACACAACCATGCATAGATTGGGGAATATGAATTTCCTTCTCTAACTGCAATGACCCCCAAATTTCAAACTTAGTAGGTGAATCATCATCCGGATTTCGTACTACGAGAAGTTTTGAGCCCGATGGTGACGGAGCCATCAGAGATGCACCCGTAACTTCAACTGGAAATGGTGCCCATGAAACATCTAGACCACCACCAGAATCTTCAGAGATAACACTTGACAACATAAGCTTCTTTTTCTTATTGGCTAAAAGATTTGGCTGGCTAAGTGAAAACATAGTATGACACCCCTGCCCTGCATTATAATTGTATCTTTCTTAACATATCCAAACATACACAAAATCCCGAAAAACACATAGCACGTCAATAAGATATAAAAACAGAATTAGAGTGAGTGTATATAATACCATTGGAAGACTTAAAGGTCCATGCTTTGTCAATGGTAGACATGCTTGTGAATTCTTTATATAATTTAGATAGAGAAGCATATTGTTCCTCGACGAAGGCATCTAGACCAGCTCCAACTTCCTTCTCGGGGAAAACATTACAGCCATCCATTCGTTAGCAGACCTGGAGGCATTGACTAGAAACTCAATCCGGTATactaaacaaaaacaatttgaaGTTCAACGAACTCACATTCAAAGGCAACTACTTTATGTCACCTAGTAAAAGTATTTTAATTCACATTtatgaaacatataaatataccGAACAAAGACCCAATTCGCCATAAACAACACAAAATCAAAGTCTTGGGTTCAAGCCTGGGCACCCCAATAGCCACATTATGGATAGGCAGGCAGTCATTTCAAGGCCGGTTTCTGCCACAAATATACTAAACAGAGAAAATGGGGATTCTACTAATCTGcctatatataaaagtattcccaataataatcatatcaaaaaaaaagaaaatcacaCCCTTCAAATTTAGTACACAATACAAACACTTTGCAGTGATAGAGGCTTAAAGTTCAAACTAATTAAGGTATGAGTCTCAAAATTCTGAATTACTTACTTTAATGACTAAAGTGGAATGTAAGATGATGAAAAGCAAATAACAAGTTGAATTCTGCTCCAAAGTTGAAGCTGATCACTTCCACAAAGGTATGGACCGTATGGTatatagtataaaaatatatatgggttTTGTGGATTGTGATAGGCTGCAGTTTAAATGAGTTGTGTGTAAATAAAATATTCacaaaaaatcgaaaaaaaatgatacaaacTTGTCAATA includes the following:
- the LOC122604689 gene encoding acylamino-acid-releasing enzyme isoform X3; this translates as MDGCNVFPEKEVGAGLDAFVEEQYASLSKLYKEFTSMSTIDKAWTFKSSNGQGCHTMFSLSQPNLLANKKKKLMLSSVISEDSGGGLDVSWAPFPVEVTGASLMAPSPSGSKLLVVRNPDDDSPTKFEIWGSLQLEKEIHIPQSMHGCVYADGWFEGISWSSDETHIAYVAEKPTLSRTTFNDMGYKKDGSSTDKDFSSWKGQGDWEEDWGESYSGKRQPALFVINIRSGNVRAVDGIEKSMSVGQVVWAPTTKGVHQYLVFVGWPSDYRKLGMKYCTNRPCALYAVRAPLFGSATSELETRENAEDASLINMSQGISSGFFPRFTPDGKFLVFLSAKSAVDSGAHNATNSLHRTEWKSEGQPSPAKIVNVVPVVMCPEDGCFPGIYGFDMLTMPWLSDGSTMILSSIWGSTEVIISINVLSGKVSRITPSDSNHSWSLLTLVGNNILAVCSSPINIPQIKYGTTLTKEESEDVVWRWLDVSRPISKCQEEENLLLSALQYDILKIPVKSDPENHTKGACKPFEAIFVSSKTKQDVCDPLVVILHGGPQDVSLTSFSKSSAFLASIGFSLLIVNYRGSLGFGEEALQSLPGKVGSQDVNDVLTAIDHVINMGLADPSKITVVGLSHGGFLACHLIGQAPDKFTAAVARNPVCNLGLMAGTSDIPDWCFVEAFGNEGISNYTEAPSPELLSLFHEKSPISHVQKVKTPTLFLLSAKDLRVPITNGLQTTIRF
- the LOC122604689 gene encoding acylamino-acid-releasing enzyme isoform X2, which translates into the protein MDGCNVFPEKEVGAGLDAFVEEQYASLSKLYKEFTSMSTIDKAWTFKSSNGQGCHTMFSLSQPNLLANKKKKLMLSSVISEDSGGGLDVSWAPFPVEVTGASLMAPSPSGSKLLVVRNPDDDSPTKFEIWGSLQLEKEIHIPQSMHGCVYADGWFEGISWSSDETHIAYVAEKPTLSRTTFNDMGYKKDGSSTDKDFSSWKGQGDWEEDWGESYSGKRQPALFVINIRSGNVRAVDGIEKSMSVGQVVWAPTTKGVHQYLVFVGWPSDYRKLGMKYCTNRPCALYAVRAPLFGSATSELETRENAEDASLINMSQGISSGFFPRFTPDGKFLVFLSAKSAVDSGAHNATNSLHRTEWKSEGQPSPAKIVNVVPVVMCPEDGCFPGIYGFDMLTMPWLSDGSTMILSSIWGSTEVIISINVLSGKVSRITPSDSNHSWSLLTLVGNNILAVCSSPINIPQIKYGTTLTKEESEDVVWRWLDVSRPISKCQEEENLLLSALQYDILKIPVKSDPENHTKGACKPFEAIFVSSKTKQDVCDPLVVILHGGPQDVSLTSFSKSSAFLASIGFSLLIVNYRGSLGFGEEALQSLPGKVGSQDVNDVLTAIDHVINMGLADPSKITVVGLSHGGFLACHLIGQAPDKFTAAVARNPVCNLGLMAGTSDIPDWCFVEAFGNEGISNYTEAPSPELLSLFHEKSPISHVQKVKTPTLFLLSAKDLRVPITNGLQENEVPVKVIIFLEDIHPINRPQSDFESFVNIGIWFKKYCK
- the LOC122604689 gene encoding acylamino-acid-releasing enzyme isoform X4, which encodes MDGCNVFPEKEVGAGLDAFVEEQYASLSKLYKEFTSMSTIDKAWTFKSSNGQGCHTMFSLSQPNLLANKKKKLMLSSVISEDSGGGLDVSWAPFPVEVTGASLMAPSPSGSKLLVVRNPDDDSPTKFEIWGSLQLEKEIHIPQSMHGCVYADGWFEGISWSSDETHIAYVAEKPTLSRTTFNDMGYKKDGSSTDKDFSSWKGQGDWEEDWGESYSGKRQPALFVINIRSGNVRAVDGIEKSMSVGQVVWAPTTKGVHQYLVFVGWPSDYRKLGMKYCTNRPCALYAVRAPLFGSATSELETRENAEDASLINMSQGISSGFFPRFTPDGKFLVFLSAKSAVDSGAHNATNSLHRTEWKSEGQPSPAKIVNVVPVVMCPEDGCFPGIYGFDMLTMPWLSDGSTMILSSIWGSTEVIISINVLSGKVSRITPSDSNHSWSLLTLVGNNILAVCSSPINIPQIKYGTTLTKEESEDVVWRWLDVSRPISKCQEEENLLLSALQYDILKIPVKSDPENHTKGACKPFEAIFVSSKTKQDVCDPLVVILHGGPQDVSLTSFSKSSAFLASIGFSLLIVNYRGSLGFGEEALQSLPGKVGSQDVNDVLTAIDHVINMGLADPSKITVVGLSHGGFLACHLIGQFCRRQINLLLLLRGTLFVILV
- the LOC122604689 gene encoding acylamino-acid-releasing enzyme isoform X1, yielding MDGCNVFPEKEVGAGLDAFVEEQYASLSKLYKEFTSMSTIDKAWTFKSSNGQGCHTMFSLSQPNLLANKKKKLMLSSVISEDSGGGLDVSWAPFPVEVTGASLMAPSPSGSKLLVVRNPDDDSPTKFEIWGSLQLEKEIHIPQSMHGCVYADGWFEGISWSSDETHIAYVAEKPTLSRTTFNDMGYKKDGSSTDKDFSSWKGQGDWEEDWGESYSGKRQPALFVINIRSGNVRAVDGIEKSMSVGQVVWAPTTKGVHQYLVFVGWPSDYRKLGMKYCTNRPCALYAVRAPLFGSATSELETRENAEDASLINMSQGISSGFFPRFTPDGKFLVFLSAKSAVDSGAHNATNSLHRTEWKSEGQPSPAKIVNVVPVVMCPEDGCFPGIYGFDMLTMPWLSDGSTMILSSIWGSTEVIISINVLSGKVSRITPSDSNHSWSLLTLVGNNILAVCSSPINIPQIKYGTTLTKEESEDVVWRWLDVSRPISKCQEEENLLLSALQYDILKIPVKSDPENHTKGACKPFEAIFVSSKTKQDVCDPLVVILHGGPQDVSLTSFSKSSAFLASIGFSLLIVNYRGSLGFGEEALQSLPGKVGSQDVNDVLTAIDHVINMGLADPSKITVVGLSHGGFLACHLIGQAPDKFTAAVARNPVCNLGLMAGTSDIPDWCFVEAFGNEGISNYTEAPSPELLSLFHEKSPISHVQKVKTPTLFLLSAKDLRVPITNGLQFARALKENEVPVKVIIFLEDIHPINRPQSDFESFVNIGIWFKKYCK